A window of Ranitomeya variabilis isolate aRanVar5 chromosome 2, aRanVar5.hap1, whole genome shotgun sequence contains these coding sequences:
- the LOC143809046 gene encoding uncharacterized protein LOC143809046, with product MSIHGRPRYGQRLLAKALSYCKSIGFSLLTRFRKSQRNRRTLLKDSLQATKSDTIPAVRSIRSVAIKRRKDHAISQDSGEKSPTYIVGDTEPTSSIAERGKDLADPECAPCAPKGLPQIGPQDFANPECAQDAPEGLPQTGPRKNLKRKAPTSEDSQSEMPPAKRAKRAATENVTDILREVAREMETPQVEMPISQDSGDKSPTYIVGDTEPTSSIAERGKDLADPECAPCAPKGLPQTGPRKNLKRKAPTSEDSQSEMPPAKRAKRAATENVTDILREVTPEMETPQVEMPDIGNQENNLSPKLLTILQSKGEEGYLDDEIIVMAQDLLQSQFQGFDGLQPPCALLVPGYSVMKNAVQIHYDEERVHWLTTCYRNGQIFVADSSMSRNLSPSIRQQITNMYSRVVNNPLNYLRFIDVDQQKNCYDCGLYAIAFAYELMADGGEPRAEFQHQKMRTHLISCLQNGRISGFPKKVQK from the coding sequence ATGAGTATTCATGGACGTCCCCGTTATGGCCAGCGGCTGCTGGCCAAGGCTCTCTCTTACTGCAAGTCAATTGGCTTTAGTCTTCTGACCCGATTCAGGAAATCCCAACGCAATAGGAGAACTCTGCTGAAGGATTCCCTCCAGGCCACCAAATCTGACACCATTCCAGCGGTCAGGAGCATCAGGTCAGTTGCTATAAAAAGGCGTAAAGACCACGCCATCAGCCAAGACAGCGGTGAGAAGAGCCCAACCTACATAGTAGGTGATACTGAGCCCACTTCTAGCATTGCAGAACGTGGAAAGGATCTTGCCGATCCAGAATGTGCACCTTGTGCACCCAAGGGGCTTCCACAAATAGGACCCCAGGATTTTGCCAATCCAGAATGTGCACAAGATGCACCCGAGGGGCTGCCACAAACAGGACCCCGAAAAAATCTGAAAAGGAAAGCGCCAACCTCCGAGGACAGTCAGTCCGAAATGCCACCAGCCAAGAGAGCCAAGAGAGCTGCTACAGAAAATGTTACTGATATACTTAGAGAAGTAGCCCGGGAGATGGAGACCCCACAAGTGGAGATGCCCATCAGCCAAGACAGCGGTGACAAGAGCCCAACCTACATAGTAGGTGATACGGAGCCCACTTCTAGCATTGCAGAACGTGGAAAGGATCTTGCCGATCCAGAATGTGCACCTTGTGCACCCAAGGGGCTGCCACAAACAGGACCCCGAAAAAATCTGAAAAGGAAAGCACCAACCTCCGAGGACAGTCAGTCCGAAATGCCACCAGCCAAGAGAGCCAAGAGAGCTGCTACAGAAAATGTTACTGATATACTTAGAGAAGTAACCCCGGAGATGGAGACCCCACAAGTGGAGATGCCCGATATCGGGAACCAGGAGAACAACCTGTCTCCAAAGCTCTTAACCATCCTGCAGAGCAAAGGGGAGGAAGGCTACCTGGATGACGAGATCATCGTGATGGCCCAGGATCTGCTGCAGAGTCAGTTTCAGGGATTTGATGGCTTGCAGCCCCCCTGCGCTCTTCTGGTACCAGGGTACAGCGTAATGAAGAATGCTGTACAAATCCACTATGATGAGGAGAGGGTGCACTGGCTGACAACCTGCTATAGAAATGGTCAAATCTTTGTGGCCGACAGCAGCATGTCCAGGAATCTGTCTCCATCCATCCGTCAGCAGATTACCAACATGTACAGTAGAGTGGTCAACAATCCCCTGAATTATCTGAGGTTTATCGATGTGGATCAGCAGAAGAACTGCTACGACTGTGGCTTATATGCTATAGCGTTTGCCTACGAACTTATGGCAGATGGCGGTGAACCCAGAGCCGAGTTCCAGCATCAGAAGATGAGGACTCATCTAATATCCTGCCTGCAGAATGGCAGGATCAGCGGATTTCCAAAAAAGGTCCAGAAGTGA